A stretch of the Ctenopharyngodon idella isolate HZGC_01 chromosome 14, HZGC01, whole genome shotgun sequence genome encodes the following:
- the LOC127525767 gene encoding protocadherin beta-15-like: MICLSRRVLAHFLLQLCFCFICMCGSLAEVRYSVPEEMQQGSIIGNVARDLGIDVTELMRRNARVVAEGSRQFCELSAETGSLLVSERMDREELCTQSAPCVLQFQLLLENPLKVYSLLLDIQDINDNSPAFDNGQIELELLESTVLGRRFPLESAHDPDIGANSVQHYQLSESEYFALEMNTQVDRNAYPELVLKKPLDRENQADHFLTLSGVDGGRPSRSGTASIHIHVLDANDNVPVFGQRVYKVSAQENSARGSVLVKLNATDLDSGIYGEVSYSFSHVPDKTRGILAVDPVTGEVRVTGALDYEEASSHELDVQAKDGGGQSSHCKLIIDVIDVNDNAPIIAVKSNSATVPEDASPGTMVALLHVYDLDTGTSGRVTCEISDDVPFKLVSEVKNYFMLVIDGVLDREKCPHYNITVTAVDAGTPPLFSSKTVAITVTDVNDNPPIFRHSDYSIQFAENQPQGTPVIKVRADDADEGQNARILYSLSEDAASLFSINAENGEIFTLRPFDYETSTHFSVQVMARDGGSPPFTSTCTVRVFITDQNDNAPVVLYPVQFDGYLADDIVPRAAPAGYLVTKVVAVDADAGHNAWLSYRIVKATQPNLFSIGLHCGEIRTLRPFVEDDEIKQTLLVSVSDNGPESLSATATVNIMTEDGLPIIDELFARGIDESHAHNDLTLYLILALAGVSSLLFVLIIAMVYMRLCRHRYMYRSTANLPVFPPTYGPPGYSDVSRFTTLQKDDRYNSFLTTGSWRGDFRFGSDFVDFDMQNKSGSSVHVGGRSTARATLLVPHKF; encoded by the coding sequence atGATTTGTTTGTCCAGACGCGTACTGGCACATTTCTTGCTTCAGCTTTGCTTCTGCTTCATTTGCATGTGTGGTTCTCTTGCTGAAGTGCGTTATTCGGTTCCAGAGGAGATGCAGCAAGGCTCCATCATCGGCAATGTGGCGAGAGATTTGGGAATAGATGTGACGGAGCTCATGAGGCGCAATGCTCGAGTTGTTGCTGAGGGGAGCCGACAGTTTTGTGAGCTGAGTGCAGAAACAGGCTCTCTGTTGGTGAGCGAGAGAATGGACCGTGAGGAGCTTTGCACACAGTCTGCACCCTGTGTCCTGCAATTTCAACTCCTATTGGAGAATCCGCTCAAAGTGTACAGTCTCCTCTTGGACATCCAGGACATCAACGATAACAGCCCAGCATTTGATAACGGTCAGATTGAGCTTGAGCTACTGGAGTCAACGGTTCTAGGGAGGCGTTTTCCACTTGAAAGTGCTCACGATCCTGACATAGGAGCTAATTCTGTTCAGCATTATCAACTCAGCGAGAGTGAATATTTTGCTTTAGAGATGAATACTCAGGTGGACAGAAATGCATATCCTGAATTGGTCCTCAAAAAGCCTTTGGATCGAGAAAACCAAGCTGATCACTTTCTGACCCTAAGTGGAGTAGATGGTGGCCGGCCTTCTCGTTCTGGAACAGCTTCAATTCACATTCACGTGTTAGATGCTAATGATAATGTTCCTGTGTTTGGTCAAAGGGTGTACAAAGTCAGTGCACAAGAAAATTCAGCTCGAGGTTCTGTGTTGGTTAAATTAAATGCAACCGATTTAGACAGCGGGATTTACGGGGAAGTTAGTTACTCTTTTAGTCACGTGCCTGATAAGACGAGGGGGATTTTGGCTGTTGACCCCGTGACGGGTGAGGTGAGAGTCACGGGTGCATTGGATTACGAGGAGGCCAGTTCTCATGAGCTGGATGTACAAGCCAAAGATGGAGGAGGACAGTCGTCTCACTGTAAACTCATCATAGATGTGATAGATGTGAATGACAATGCACCTATTATTGCAGTTAAATCAAACTCTGCTACTGTGCCAGAAGACGCTTCACCTGGAACTATGGTGGCTTTGCTACATGTTTATGACCTTGATACCGGCACCAGTGGCCGGGTCACATGTGAGATATCTGATGATGTGCCATTTAAGCTTGTATCAGAagtaaaaaattactttatgcTTGTGATTGATGGAGTTTTAGACCGGGAAAAGTGTCCTCACTATAACATAACAGTGACTGCTGTGGATGCTGGCACACCCCCTTTATTCAGCAGCAAAACTGTAGCCATAACAGTTACAGACGTTAATGATAATCCTCCTATTTTTAGACACAGTGACTACAGCATCCAGTTTGCAGAAAATCAGCCTCAGGGAACCCCAGTCATTAAAGTCAGAGCTGACGATGCAGATGAGGGGCAGAATGCTAGAATCCTGTAttctctttcagaagatgcagcTTCTCTTTTCTCCATTAATGCAGAGAACGGTGAGATATTTACTCTACGGCCCTTTGATTACGAAACATCCACTCACTTCAGTGTTCAAGTGATGGCTCGTGATGGAGGCAGTCCTCCGTTCACCAGCACATGCACTGTCCGGGTCTTTATTACAGATCAGAACGACAATGCTCCGGTTGTTCTTTACCCAGTTCAGTTTGATGGATACCTTGCGGATGACATTGTGCCCCGAGCTGCTCCTGCAGGTTATTTGGTCACTAAAGTGGTTGCTGTTGATGCAGATGCAGGGCACAATGCATGGCTGTCCTATCGAATTGTGAAAGCCACGCAGCCCAATTTGTTCTCGATTGGACTTCACTGTGGGGAAATTCGGACACTAAGACCATTTGTAGAAGATGATGAGATCAAACAAACCTTGCTAGTCTCTGTGAGTGATAACGGGCCTGAGTCTTTGTCTGCCACTGCAACTGTTAATATTATGACTGAAGACGGCTTGCCTATCATCGATGAGCTCTTTGCACGTGGCATAGATGAGTCACATGCTCACAATGACCTTACTCTGTATTTAATACTGGCTCTGGCAGGCGTGTCCAGTCTTTTATTTGTGCTCATAATTGCTATGGTCTATATGAGATTATGTAGACACAGATACATGTATCGCTCAACTGCAAACTTACCCGTTTTTCCTCCTACCTACGGACCACCTGGCTACTCCGACGTGAGCCGCTTCACTACTTTGCAGAAGGATGATCGATATAACTCTTTCTTAACAACAGGCTCGTGGAGAGGGGACTTCAGATTCGGCTCTGACTTTGTTGATTTTGACATGCAGAATAAGAGTGGGTCGTCTGTGCATGTGGGTGGACGCAGCACTGCACGTGCGACGCTCTTAGTGCCACATAAGTTCTAA